GACGGGGGTGCTGGTATTCGCAGCGAACGCGAGGCTGGTGAGCAGCAGGGCGGCAGTTGGCAAGATCAGGTGTAAGCGCATGTTGTTCCTCGGGGTCGGCAGAGACCGTGTTCAGAGAGTGAAACCAAATGCGGGCTGCGGGCAAGGGGAGTGCCGACAGCCCAGCGCAATGGATTTAGAACGTGACGGTGATGGTGGTGCTGCCGGTGTAGCTGCCCGAGGAAGCGCTCCACTGGTCGGCTGCGGCGCTGGGGACGATGCTGTAGACACGGCGGTCGCCGCCTGCGTAGGTGCCGCCCGTGACGGGGACAGTGTCGGTGCTGGTGCCGAGGGTGACGGTGGCGCTGAGGGTGTCGCCGCCGGTTTTGGTGAGGGTGACGGGGCTGGTCAGAACGGCTGCGCCGGTCGGCAACAGGGCGAGGGTGCCTTTGTTGCAGTACAAAGTGGCAGTGCCGTTGGCGACGATAGAGGAGCCGGTGGCCGCGACGTAATTGAAGCTGGCGGCGGTGGTGGCTGCGGTGTCGAAGACGCAGCTGTTGGCAACGCTGGCATTGATGGTGACGGTGGTGCTGACGTCGTCAGCCAGAGCGGTGGTGAGGGTCAGGGCGGCGAGCATAGCGATGATCTTTTTCATAAGTCTCCTGTGACTGCTGACGTGTGAGATGGCGTCTTGGGTTTGAGCGCGAGTGGCAACTTCAGATGGTTCTTTGGGTGAGTCATACTCACGGATGAAGCTGTATTCAATGAGTGAACTATAGGAATCAGCTCTTGCAAATTTATTTTTTGTTCAAAATGCCACAGAGCACACCTACACTGCCCGACATGTTTTTGGTGAGTAAATTTATGTGGTGAGCTGGGCAGTCTTGTACAGAGGCCATCCAAGCGGCGGCTTGAGCTGGGGCATAAAGGGACACAAACGACCATTCAACACCCTTTATACTTGGCCAATTCATGCACGCCATCGCCTATTACCGCGTCTCCCGCCAGAAACAGGCCGCCTCCGGTCTCGGCCTCGAAGCCCAGCAAGCCAATGTCGCCCGGTTCGCCCGGTCACGTGGGTACGAAGTGATTGCCTCATTCACGGAAATTGAGACTGGCACCAACAAGCGTCACAGGCCCGAACTCGCCCGCGCCCTCGAGCAGGCCAGACGGGAAGGGGCTGAACTGCTGATCGCCAAACTGGACCGACTTGCTAGAAACGTCCATTTCGTCTCCGGCTTGATGGAGAGCAAGGTCAAATTCACGGCCGTCGATCTGCCGGAAGTGGATTCATTGACGGTTCACATCCTTGCCGCCGTGGCCGAACAGGAAGCCAAGATGATCTCGACGCGCACCCGAGATGCACTCCAGGCGGCCAAAATGCGGGGCGTCAAACTCGGCACGCCAGGGAATCTCACCTCAGAAGCGAGGCAGCGCGGTTCACAGGCCGGGCGGCAGCGGGCCATCGAGGTGTACCGGCTGGTCAGCGGCTACATTCAGCTGCTCAGATCACAGGGCCTGTCGTTGCAAAAAATTGCTTCGCGCCTCAATCTCGAAGGCCACCGCACGGTCATGGGCAAACGGTGGCAACCGACTCAGGTCAGAAACGTACTGCTCAGAAGTATGAGTTCGGGAACGGATCATTGAAATGCAGCTCAATCCACCGTCTGAGCTGCTACCTCGAACTGGCTAACAGCCTCTTCCAACGGCGTCCGGCCCTGAGCGATGTTCAGCGTCAGGTCGAAGAGGTCATCCAGACTCAGGGTGAGGCGCAGATCATGCATGGCCAGCCACACTAGGGCGCAGCTCAAAGCGGTTCGTTTGTTCGCATCGATGAAAGCGTGAGCACGTGAGACGTAATAAAGGTAAGCCGCCGCTTGAGCGGGTACGCTGGGGAATCGGCGCTGCCCGAAGATCTCCTGAGTCGGCTGCGCCAATGCGCTTTCAAGCAGCCCAGGCTCCCGCAATCCCGCTCCGCCCCCGTAGCGCGTGAGTTGACGCTCGTGAAGGTCAATGACTTCTGCGAGCGTCAATCCTTCAGGCATCCGCCAGCCGCCGGAAGAGGTCATCGTATTCTGTGAGGATCTGGTCTCGGGCCGCCGCGAACTTCGCCTGACGCTCGAGCTGGGCGGGAAGGGTGGCGGTCTGGGCGGGCGTGATGACGATGGCGTTGCCCTGAATCTCGATCTCCACCTCACTGCCGATGCCGGTCAGTTCCTTCATCTCCCTGGTGATGACGAGCGCTTCACTGTTGCCGAGTCTGGAGAGGGTCTTTCGCATCCCTGAGTATAACGCTGTTCGTACATCAATTCGGTTTTGGTCTCACAGGGATGCGAGATCTGGATCGCCCGGTGACCCACCCTGTCGAGTCTGCTGCCGCAAATACGCCGATGCTGGAATTCAAGGGTGTGCGTTGAGATTGCGGTTCTCAAGTGACCCGGCGACTCGGAACACGACCATCCACGGTGACTTCATGGAGATCACGTGTCACTTATCCAAGCAGGCAAGCCGCAAAGTAACGTGAGTGAATGTGGAGCCGAGCAGATCACGAAGCGCTGTTGTTGACTCTCGCGGTCGCCGAGTCCCAGCAGCAGCTTCTGGATCAGCTGGTACAAGGCTCAGTCAAGGCACTGACGGGGGTGACCTTGTGGCGTCAGGAGGACGGCCTCAATCGTTCGTCTCAGACGCTCACAGACCTTCAGGGCTGTTGGAGAATTGGCCTCGGTCATCAGCAGCACGAACTCTTCACCGCCGTAGCGGGCGAGTAGATCGCCCCGGCGCAACTGGCTCTTGAGCAGCACACCCACCTGACGCAGCACCTGATCACCGACCAGGTGGGAGAAGCGGTCATTCACCGACTTGAAGTGATCGATGTCGCACACCACGATGCCGAGCTGCTGATCCGGCGACAATCCGGTCAGGGCGACATCGAAGGCCCGGCGGTTGGGCAGCCCGGTCAGCGCGTCTTCATTGGCGTGCTGCTCAAGCCGCGTGAGTAACTCGGCGGTCTGGGCCTGGGCCGCCTGCAGATCACGGTTGGTTTCCTCTAACTTGGCGTTCAGGTGCTGCGCCGCCTGCCGTTCGTGCTCAGCTTGCTCCAGATCGAACTGTACTCTCAAGCTCTGAAGCCGCTGATCGGAAGCGGCACTGAACAGCTCTTTATTGAGCTGGAGATGCTGTTCAAGGTGAGTCAGCGCCTCCTGGTAGCGCCCTGCCCGCCGGTAAAGCTTTGACAGCGCCAGATCAATTTCGCACAGCTCACTGCGGAGTTGACCGTGTTCAGCCAGGGTACGTGCGCGGTTCAGGGCGCTCAATGCATCCTGCACCTGACCCGACGTTCCCAGCAGTTCGCCCAGACGCAGCAGGCTTTCGATCTCTACACCCTCATCTCCAATGGTCTGGGAGATCTCCAGACTCCGTTCAAACAGGTGCCGCGCCTCTTCCAGTCTCCCCTGCTGCTGCTCTACCCGCCCTAGGAGCAGATCGAGACTGGAAATCTCGGCCTGGTCTCCGGCTTGCTCCATCAGCACGCGGGCTTGCAGATACATGGCCTGAGCTTCCGGGAATTGCTTGAGTCCAAAATGGGCGTACCCGGCATTCCGGAGCGCCAAGGCGTCCAGCATGGGATCGTCTTCATCGTGCACCTTCAGACAAGCGACGGCGGCCTCCAGCGCGTCGTCGTGCCCCCCTATCCCATTGTAGGACACACTGAGATTGTTAAGGGTGCGCCGTTCTACGGAGGGCAGAGCATGTTGCCGACTCAGTCCCAGAGCCAGAAGGTGGTAATGCAGTGCATTGGGATGATCACTCATGTTGTTGTAGGTCGCCCCGATGTTGAGGAGCGCGTTGGCCTCGCCTTCGACATTTTTCAAGGTCACGCTCAGCTGCCTGACCTGCAAGAAGAGTTCCAGCGCTTCGACGGGACGGCCTCGGCGGGCCTTGACGATCCCCAGTACGTTCAGACTGTCGCACTGGCCCTTCTGATCTGCCAGTTCGACGTAGAGGTGCAGTGCCCGCTGAAGTTCGGGTTCCGCCCCATTGAAATTTCCCTGATTCGTCAGTCCATACCCGAGATAAAGGGTGGCACGGGCCAATTCAGCGATGTCTAAGGGCTGCTCCAACAGGAGATGTGAGACGCGAACACATTCCTGCGGAGCGCTGCGCCGACAGGACCAGCTCGTATCCAGCAGCGCCCGGATCTGGTCCAGGGAGAGGAGAGGGGAGTCAGAACTGAGAATCGGCATGGAGGGTGCAATTTCAGATGGAATGGGCGAGGAAGAGTCGGCGAGATCTTTCACTGAGCGCACCTTGGTCACATCAAACATACCTCGGAATGCAGCCTACCTATTCTCCTCTCACCGCAACCTCTCAAGCATCGGGCATACCGTCCAGGCCGCACGCTGAGCCGAATCTTCATCAGCGTCTGTATGTTCTGAGAGAAGGAACAGGGGCAGCGATGCACCACTTACCAAATCCAGCAGCGTGGCCTCTCAGTCACGGCTTTCAATGTGACGACCACCTTCAGCGCTGAAGCTGAGGAACTCGGCTTTGATCTCAAAGTGAATTGCGGCGGGCTTTGAGGCTACGGCACTCAAGCGGCCCAGCAACTCGGAGCGTCGCCGCCAGTGGTGTCACGCTTTCATGGACTGCCGAAGCACCTCGGCATGCGCTGAACTGACCGTTCCCATCTGCATACGCACTGCATCAGTATCTTCAACCGACGGTACCGCTTGCAGGTTTACTTCTCCACGGGAGCGAGGGAACTTAGGAGACCCGCCTCACTGCCACGAACCTGCCGGAGGCGTCAAGAGGTTGGACTGAAGATGATCGTAAAGCTAAGGCTGAATATAGAAATGCTCCTCCTTCACTTCAGCTCAAGGACGTTCAGAGTCGGCACACTACAGCCACAAAAGCGCCGCACGATCGGTCGCTGTTTGGAGGATTCCCATGAGTGAACATGATTTTGTCCGCCTCTCCGACCTGACCCGCGACCAGAGCGATAACACCAGTGCTGATGGGGTCTACGATCCGACCGGTGACATTGCCTACGGCAGCAACGGCGAGAAAATCGGCACCGTTCGGGACGCGTTGGTCGAGTACGACACCGGCCTCATCCGCTACTTTCTGGTTGACGCCAATGCTAAGCAGGTGCTGATTCCAGTCGGCAACGCCCGACTGGATGACCAGGGTGTATATTTCGATCAGCTCACCAATGAACAGGTTGGCCACATGCGGAGCTATAGCTTCGAAGAGGGTTACGGCCCAGAAGCGCAGGAAGCCGATGAGCGCGTGCTGCGCGGAGCGCACACGACGGAGACGACCGGTGAACGCGTCCTCCATGCTGCTCAGCCAGGTGCGCAAGGCACGCCCCCCGTCATCCAGGACGAGGCCCAGACCAGCTACCGTCAGCAGGCGCAGCGCACACCAGATAGATTGCGGCTGCTCGAAGAGCGCTTGGTCGTGAACAAAGACCGCTTCGTGGCTGGCAGCGTGGAGATCAGCAAACACGTCGAAACCCGTCAGGAGCAGGTCAATGTGGCTTTGCAGCGCGAGGAAATCGTCATCGAGCGTCATCCGGTCACCGAGGTTCGCGCCGCTGCTGAGGGCACGGTGCTGGGCGCAGCCAGTGAGACCATCCAGGTAGACCTCGAAGCTGAGCGTGCCAACGTCGGGAAGGAAGCGTACGTCACCGAGGAGATCGGTGTGGGCAAACGTACCGTGACCGATAACCAGACAGTCACGGAAACCGTCGGCAGGGAGGTTCTGGACGTGACAAAAACGGGAGAGGTGCGTTTAGAAGGCCATCAGACTGCCGCAACCGATCCCAAAACCACTCGCTAATGTTTTAGGAAGGAACTTTCCTTTTCTCCGCAGTCCTCAGTGAAGTTTCGGGCTGCCTTGACGCCGAGTGAGAACAGGTCGTCGAGCAGGTTGAGAGTGCAAAACCGGCGGGCCGTTGAGTTGAACTCAAGCCGTCGGTTTTTGGGATCATATCCAGTGGCGTAATTCGAAATCGGATCGCACCGTGCCTGCAGGGTGAAGCTGTGTCACCTTCGGCGCTTCATCTAGAGACTGGGGGACAGCCGAAGAGACACTTGCCGGTCACAACGGAGACCGGCATGCCCGAGAACAATCCAGTTGGGAGTCGTTCGTCCCGTCCGCGCCAACGGGCGCGAACGGCTCCCGACTCATCTGTCAGAACCTTCCGGGCGACTGGAATCAGCATCTCATGTTTTAATTGCTTTTATGACTTCTGAATCTTCAATGCCCTTCAAGAGTGCCCTGATCATCGTCAATCCAAAGAGCGGTCAGGGAGAGAGTGGCGTCGAGCAGTTCGCCCAGTACCTCAAAGACGCCCAGGTGCGTGTCGAAATCCGTGAAACCACAGCTGACGGGACGCCGGACGACTATGTCCGGGATTTAGAGAACTTCGACGCCCTGGTCGGCGCGGGCGGGGACGGAACCGTCAGCAGCCTGGCCTACGCTGCCCGGTCATTTAATAAGCCGTATTTGCCCTATCCAGCGGGCACAGCCAATCTGATCGCCCAGAATCTCGATCTGCCCAAAGACCCGCGTGAGCTGGCCGACCTGTTCCTATCCGGCCGGACCGTGGTGCTTGACCTGGCTGAGCTTGAGGTGGACGGCAAGGTTCACGGTTTTGCCATGCTGGCAGGGCTGGGACTCGACGCAGCCATGATCCGCGACAGTGAACACACCAAAGATCGCCTGGGTGTGGCCGCTTACGTAGCGAGCGCCTTGAAGCAGCTCCGTCCCCAGCACGCCCACTTCAAGCTGACGCTGGACGGCAAAGACCATCAGGTCGAGGGGATGGGCGTGATGGTTGCTAACTTCGGGATGGCCAATTACCGGGTGCCGATCACTGGCGATGTGAGTCCCGCAGACGGGAAGCTGACGGTAATCGTCCTAAAGGGCAGCAATATTACGAGCCTGCTTCCGACGCTGCTCGGTAGTCTCCGGGCCAAACTGCATCTGGGGAACGCTGATCTCGGCGACAGTCTGGAAACATTCGATGCCGCAGAGGTCAGCGTGCAGGCCAGTCAAGCCTTACCCGCGCAGTATGATGGGGAAACCCTTGAAGGAGACGTTGAGGTCTTGAAAGCCAGGGTGCTTCCAGGAGCAGTTCGCTACTTTACACCAGCGGCCTTGAAGGATCTGACGACTTGATTTCTGCAAGAGGTCTCGCCCTGATCTGAGAGTAGACACGTGGAGTTGGAGGCCGACCCACTGCTGTCAGACGCAAGACCACAATCCAAACATCACCGATTCTGTCGGTGATTGCCAAATCGCATTCCAACGCAACCGCCCACCCGCTCTATAGGTTGTTAAATGTCTGTGAAAGGAGACCAAATAGAATCCGGTGTTACACTGCGCCGATGAAAACGGAGTCATATCAGGTTCGTGAGGGCAAGAAGTTGAGCCTCAAGGAGTACGACCCCAACGAGACCACAGGCGTCACCAAGGAAGAGGCCGCCGTCCGCAAACCTCAGCTTCAGCTGCACCTGGTCAAGCTTCAGGAACGGTTGCACGCCGAAGAAAAGCAGAGCTTGCTGGTGGTACTCCAGACCCGCGATGCTGGCGGCAAAGACGGGACGATCAAGCACGTCTTCACCGGGCTCAATCCGCAGGGCGTCAATGTCACGGGGTTCAAAGAGCCGACCCCGCTGGAGCTGAGCCATGATTTCCTCTGGCGGGTTCACGCGCACACACCAGTCGCGGGAATGATCGGCGTCTTCAACCGCTCTTACTACGAGGACGTGCTGGTGACACGGGTTCACGGTGAGGTGGACAAGCAGGAAGTCGAGCGCCGGTATGACGAGATCCGCGCCTTCGAGATTTCTCTCCAGAACCGTGGCACCCGGATCCTGAAGCTTCATCTGAACATCAGCAAGGATGAACAGAAAAAGCGCTTCCAGGATCGGCTGGACGATCCTGAAAAGCACTGGAAGTTCAGCCAGAACGACCTCGATGAGCGTGCCCTCTGGGACGACTACACCAAGGCTTATCAGGACACGCTCAGCGCCACCAGTACCGCCACCGCCCCGTGGTACATCATTCCCGCTAACCACAAGTGGTTCAGGAACGACTTGATCATGCATATTCTGCTGGAGACCCTCAACGATATGAATCCTCAGTTTCCCAAGGTGGACTTCGATCCCAGCAAAATCATCATCGAATGAGCAGCACCACGGGTGCTGCTCAGCTGAAGACGCCGTGGACATGAGACTCTGCGTCCCCTGCCCTTGTGTTCAAGTGCGGGAGATCCAGTCTGAAATCGGACCGGGACTCCCGCATGGTTAGAGGCAAACGGGCGGCGTCAACAGGCCAGTCGGTGCCCACGGGCCAGGCGGTGTACTGCACGGTTCGGGGCCTGCGTACGCACGCACGGGTTTACGGGCGAAATCATCCAGTGACCATCGTGATCGTTCCGGGGCTCGGCTGCGCTTCATGGATGTATCTTCGGCTCGCCCGCTTGCTCGCCCAGCACCACACCGTCTGGCTCTATGATCCTCCGGGGCACGGGCTCTCCCGAGGTCACCGGAACGATCCAGTCATTACCGAGCAGTTGACCGATCACCTGGCGATGTGGCTGGAGGCGCAGCAGCTCAAGCGTCCGGTGCTTCTTGGTCATTCCCTAGGTGGAGAAGTAATCATCGAGCTCGCCGTGCGGTATCCCCAGTTGGCGGGAGCGTTGATCGCGGTAGCACCCACCGGCATTCCCGAGAATCCCAGCCTCCTCAAGCAGATGCGGCGGTTGGTTCGGGACATCCCCCGAGAACGGCTGGCCTTTTTGCCGCTGTCCCTGATTGCTTACCTCCGGACTGGGGGGCGACGCTTCTACCGGCTTGCACGCGCGGTTGAGCACCAAAGTGCGCTCCCATTCTTGGTGCTGATCTGCTGCCCGGTGCTGCTGATTGGCGGCGCTCGCGATCCGGTGGTGTCTTCGGGAGCCTTGCAGCGGCTGACCGGGGGCTGGCCTCATCTTCAGGTAGTTGAGCTGGCAGGAGCGCCGCACGCCTTGACAGATGCCAACGCCGATGCGGTGACTGAGCAGATACAGCGGTGGTTGGGTGGCATTCACTTGACTGAACAGGCTGATTGACAATTGTGGCAGGGCCAATCGCGTTGGTGCACGAGTGTGACTTCTCACGTCGTCTCGGAACCAGGGCCGACCACTTCGGTGAACGAGGGATAAGCGATTGGACGTGTGAATGGATATCCAGAGCAGAC
The Deinococcus psychrotolerans genome window above contains:
- a CDS encoding recombinase family protein codes for the protein MHAIAYYRVSRQKQAASGLGLEAQQANVARFARSRGYEVIASFTEIETGTNKRHRPELARALEQARREGAELLIAKLDRLARNVHFVSGLMESKVKFTAVDLPEVDSLTVHILAAVAEQEAKMISTRTRDALQAAKMRGVKLGTPGNLTSEARQRGSQAGRQRAIEVYRLVSGYIQLLRSQGLSLQKIASRLNLEGHRTVMGKRWQPTQVRNVLLRSMSSGTDH
- a CDS encoding type II toxin-antitoxin system death-on-curing family toxin is translated as MPEGLTLAEVIDLHERQLTRYGGGAGLREPGLLESALAQPTQEIFGQRRFPSVPAQAAAYLYYVSRAHAFIDANKRTALSCALVWLAMHDLRLTLSLDDLFDLTLNIAQGRTPLEEAVSQFEVAAQTVD
- a CDS encoding MazF family transcriptional regulator; the protein is MRKTLSRLGNSEALVITREMKELTGIGSEVEIEIQGNAIVITPAQTATLPAQLERQAKFAAARDQILTEYDDLFRRLADA
- a CDS encoding GGDEF domain-containing protein, whose protein sequence is MEQPLDIAELARATLYLGYGLTNQGNFNGAEPELQRALHLYVELADQKGQCDSLNVLGIVKARRGRPVEALELFLQVRQLSVTLKNVEGEANALLNIGATYNNMSDHPNALHYHLLALGLSRQHALPSVERRTLNNLSVSYNGIGGHDDALEAAVACLKVHDEDDPMLDALALRNAGYAHFGLKQFPEAQAMYLQARVLMEQAGDQAEISSLDLLLGRVEQQQGRLEEARHLFERSLEISQTIGDEGVEIESLLRLGELLGTSGQVQDALSALNRARTLAEHGQLRSELCEIDLALSKLYRRAGRYQEALTHLEQHLQLNKELFSAASDQRLQSLRVQFDLEQAEHERQAAQHLNAKLEETNRDLQAAQAQTAELLTRLEQHANEDALTGLPNRRAFDVALTGLSPDQQLGIVVCDIDHFKSVNDRFSHLVGDQVLRQVGVLLKSQLRRGDLLARYGGEEFVLLMTEANSPTALKVCERLRRTIEAVLLTPQGHPRQCLD
- a CDS encoding PRC and DUF2382 domain-containing protein, with protein sequence MSEHDFVRLSDLTRDQSDNTSADGVYDPTGDIAYGSNGEKIGTVRDALVEYDTGLIRYFLVDANAKQVLIPVGNARLDDQGVYFDQLTNEQVGHMRSYSFEEGYGPEAQEADERVLRGAHTTETTGERVLHAAQPGAQGTPPVIQDEAQTSYRQQAQRTPDRLRLLEERLVVNKDRFVAGSVEISKHVETRQEQVNVALQREEIVIERHPVTEVRAAAEGTVLGAASETIQVDLEAERANVGKEAYVTEEIGVGKRTVTDNQTVTETVGREVLDVTKTGEVRLEGHQTAATDPKTTR
- a CDS encoding diacylglycerol/lipid kinase family protein: MTSESSMPFKSALIIVNPKSGQGESGVEQFAQYLKDAQVRVEIRETTADGTPDDYVRDLENFDALVGAGGDGTVSSLAYAARSFNKPYLPYPAGTANLIAQNLDLPKDPRELADLFLSGRTVVLDLAELEVDGKVHGFAMLAGLGLDAAMIRDSEHTKDRLGVAAYVASALKQLRPQHAHFKLTLDGKDHQVEGMGVMVANFGMANYRVPITGDVSPADGKLTVIVLKGSNITSLLPTLLGSLRAKLHLGNADLGDSLETFDAAEVSVQASQALPAQYDGETLEGDVEVLKARVLPGAVRYFTPAALKDLTT
- a CDS encoding polyphosphate kinase 2 family protein — encoded protein: MKTESYQVREGKKLSLKEYDPNETTGVTKEEAAVRKPQLQLHLVKLQERLHAEEKQSLLVVLQTRDAGGKDGTIKHVFTGLNPQGVNVTGFKEPTPLELSHDFLWRVHAHTPVAGMIGVFNRSYYEDVLVTRVHGEVDKQEVERRYDEIRAFEISLQNRGTRILKLHLNISKDEQKKRFQDRLDDPEKHWKFSQNDLDERALWDDYTKAYQDTLSATSTATAPWYIIPANHKWFRNDLIMHILLETLNDMNPQFPKVDFDPSKIIIE
- a CDS encoding alpha/beta fold hydrolase — encoded protein: MTIVIVPGLGCASWMYLRLARLLAQHHTVWLYDPPGHGLSRGHRNDPVITEQLTDHLAMWLEAQQLKRPVLLGHSLGGEVIIELAVRYPQLAGALIAVAPTGIPENPSLLKQMRRLVRDIPRERLAFLPLSLIAYLRTGGRRFYRLARAVEHQSALPFLVLICCPVLLIGGARDPVVSSGALQRLTGGWPHLQVVELAGAPHALTDANADAVTEQIQRWLGGIHLTEQAD